The DNA window AGTCATACTGGGTGGTCCGGTCGGGGTCGGTGTTGGTGTCCTCGGGGGTGATGGCGTTGTCTATCATGTAGGCGCTGACCCTGATCTGGCCGCTCGTGGGCAGGCGTCCGGGTACGTTCGCGATCTCGACATCGGCTGGCCCTGCTTCCCTGAACAGGTTTGTCCCGTCCGGCAGGGTGCCACCATCCAGCTTCAGGGTGTTGATCGCGTGAGTCTTCCACGCGCTGCTCGAGTTCTCCCGGTACTCGACCTGGATCAGTGTCACCGCTTCGGAGATGTTGCCGGCGGCGCCGCCTTGGTTGCCGTCGTCACCCTGATCGTGATCTGCTGCTGCCTTGGTGGCCTCCAGCGTGAACACGGCTGTGTATATGCCTGCCGGGAGGCTGAACGAGCGGACCTGGTGTTGGGTGCCCCTGGTGGTGAACGTCCGCGGCGGCACCGTCGTGGGTGTCGTGTCGTTCCCGAACCCGGTGTTCGGGTTTGACCCTTGGACGGACCCGCTCTCCAGCGCTCGGATCCGGTTCTCGAGCTGTCTGATCACGTTGTTGTGGTAGCGGTGCAGGAACGTCACCGACTGGGCTCTGTTCACGTACGTCTCGGGGCAGAAGTACGTGCCGTCTCCACATCCATACGTGATGTTGTTCTGAACGGCCCACTGCACCGAGTCGCGGGCGTAATGGTTGCCA is part of the bacterium genome and encodes:
- a CDS encoding S-layer homology domain-containing protein, which gives rise to MTTTPPSGEPEAQGSDGRLRRVWRRRASRLTVVMVAAAVALTAAAVAFAQGSGQFRDVPGNHYARDSVQWAVQNNITYGCGDGTYFCPETYVNRAQSVTFLHRYHNNVIRQLENRIRALESGSVQGSNPNTGFGNDTTPTTVPPRTFTTRGTQHQVRSFSLPAGIYTAVFTLEATKAAADHDQGDDGNQGGAAGNISEAVTLIQVEYRENSSSAWKTHAINTLKLDGGTLPDGTNLFREAGPADVEIANVPGRLPTSGQIRVSAYMIDNAITPEDTNTDPDRTTQYDFTWGIILTEKRS